Proteins from one Leptonema illini DSM 21528 genomic window:
- a CDS encoding OmpA family protein, with protein sequence MIRTVFVLLLVSLTGCATLSRPPFGYSSYWNWICGCASDLAPPEGADPDAATEESSNYLNKVYSSVRKDFKDRDAVLEETEKSFRALGFRLEKETDDKGRIVLLRAAIDGDIAFKTGSAELTAAALEIVDKFGDALAASPDTIAKVHGHTDTPGSKEMNRRLSMRRAQAVGDSLVKRKGIAPARIVEIMGFADDRKIIPTNASEPRNRRTEILIGYKKG encoded by the coding sequence ATGATTCGTACGGTTTTCGTTCTCCTGCTCGTATCGCTGACGGGGTGCGCCACGTTATCCAGGCCTCCATTCGGCTACAGCAGCTACTGGAACTGGATCTGCGGATGCGCCTCTGATCTCGCCCCTCCTGAAGGCGCCGATCCCGATGCGGCAACAGAAGAATCGTCGAATTATCTGAACAAGGTTTATTCCAGTGTGCGAAAGGATTTCAAAGATCGGGACGCAGTTCTCGAAGAGACCGAGAAGTCCTTCCGCGCGCTCGGCTTCCGACTTGAAAAAGAAACGGACGATAAAGGGCGGATCGTTTTGCTTCGAGCCGCCATCGACGGAGACATCGCCTTCAAAACAGGGAGCGCCGAGCTGACAGCGGCCGCTCTCGAAATCGTCGATAAATTCGGTGACGCCCTTGCCGCAAGCCCCGATACCATCGCAAAAGTACACGGCCATACCGATACTCCTGGCTCGAAAGAGATGAATCGACGGTTAAGCATGCGGCGGGCCCAGGCCGTCGGCGATTCTCTCGTCAAGAGGAAGGGCATCGCCCCCGCTCGTATCGTCGAGATCATGGGCTTCGCAGACGACCGTAAGATCATTCCGACCAACGCCTCAGAGCCGCGTAACCGACGTACGGAAATCCTCATCGGCTATAAGAAGGGATAA